The window GGGGCTATTTTTGGTGGATGAGTCGGGCAGCACGGCCGTGCTGCAAGCGGGAACGGGCGAAGCGGGGCGGGTTCAGGTGGCGCGTGGGCACAGCCTGCCTGTGGGCAGCGGCTCGATGATCGGCAGCGCCATCGCCCGCAACGAAGCGCGGGTGGCGCAAAATGTGGCCCAGGCCAGCGATTTTACCCCCAACCCGGTACTGCCAGACACCCGGTCCGAACTCGCCCTGCCGCTGCGCAGCCGGGGGCAGGTTATCGGCGCGCTGTCGGTGCAAAGCGTGCAAGAAGCCGCCTTTACCCCAGAATCCATCACCGTGCTGCAAAATCTGGCCGACCAGTTGGCGGCGGCTATTGTCAACGCCGATCTATTCAGCCAGATTCAGGCCAACCTGACCGAAACCAGCTTGTTGTATGAGACAGGCCGCCATATCAGCGAGGCGCGTAACCAGGGAGATGTGTACAACGCCCTGATTAACTTCGCCCGGCAGTCTGGGCTGGCGGACATGGCCCAAATTGTCATCGCCGACGACCCAGAATATCTAACCTGCCCGGCCATCTGGCAGCGAGGAGATTTGACCATTGAACCCATTGGTCGTTATCCGCGCAGCCAATTTATTTTTGAGCAGCAGCTTAATAAAAACGAGATCGTGGTGGTCCACGACACAATGCCGGCAGCCGGGCTGGACAAATTCGCCCAACATTTGCGGACAGACGATCGGGTTACGGCCGTTGCCTTTATCCCCATTTTTGTGGAAGCGCAGTGGTTGGGCACGCTGATCCTGCACACCACCGGCCCGGCTTTCAATGAGCGCAGTTTGCAGCCGTTCCGCACCCTGGCCGACCAGGCGGCCGTCACCCTGGCGAACCAGCAGCTTTTGCGCCAGACGGAACTGTTGTACCAGATCGGCCGTTCGCTGAGCCAGGCCCTCACCCGCGACGATGCCATGATGATTGCTGTGCAGGAGATCGCCGATTATACCAGCGCGTCGCAGTGCCGGATTGTCTTGTACGACGAGCAGCAGGGCGTCGGCCAGATCGCGGCGGAAGTAGCGCCTTCGGGCTGGGCGCAGACGGCCGTTTTCCCCATGGCCGGCGATTTTGTCTTTGATACGTTGAATCAACTGCGCCAACCGCTGCTGCTCAGCCAGACCGAGGCGAGTGTTCCGGCGAATACAATCGAGCAGTACGTCACCCAATTTGGGGCGCAGCTCTCCCTGCTGATTCCGGCCGCCAGCCAACAAGATTTGATCGGTTTTTTGGCGCTGGATTCGGTGGGGCAGCAGCCGTTTTCGGCCAGCAGCATCATCTTTGCCCAGACGGTGGTAGACCACCTGACCACCCAAATCGAAAACCTGAAGCTGCTGGACGAAGCGCTGACCAGCGCCCAGGAACTCATCTTCCTGAACCAGATTCAATCGAACATTTCCAGCATCCTGAACATTGACCAACTGGCGCAAACCATTTACCGCGAAGTGGGCGGGTTGATTGACAACAGTTATTTCCTGCTGGCCCAATATCAGGAGGACAGCCGCGAGCTAACGCCGATCCTGGTGGTGAACCAGGGGGTGACGCTGCCCACCACCACGCGCATTTTGCAGCCCAACGAGCCGCTGTACACATTTTTGCACAGCAAACACCACCTGCTGACCAGCGAAACAACGGCCGTTGCCCTGCCCGGCGCCTTCCCTCAAGACAATCCCATACAGTCCGAGTTGTGGATTCCGCTGCTGCGTGAAGGGACGCCCTCCGGGCTGCTGGGCGTGCAGTCGCCCCACCCCCGCGCTTACCGCGAAAACGACGTGCAGTTGCTGCGCAGCATCGCCACCCAGGCCAGCCTGGCTCTGGAAAATGTCCGTCTGTTTGAGCAAATTCAGGCCAGCGTGGTGCAGCTGCGCCAATTGGACCACCTGAAAAACCAATTCCTGGCCAATATGTCCCACGAACTGCGCACGCCGCTAAACTCCATCATCGGCTTTTCGCGGGTTATTTTGAAGGGCATAGACGGCCCGCTCACCCCAGAACAAGAAGAAGACCTGACATCCATTTACAACAACGGCCACCACCTGCTGATGCTGATCAACGAAATTCTAGACATGGCCAAGATTGGCGCCGGCAAGATGAGCCTGACATTTGAACCGGTAGACGTTGCCGAGACCATCACGGCCTGTATGGCAACCATTCGCAGCCTGATCCATGAAAAAGTAACGTTGGAAAGTGATATAGCCCCCCATCTGCCGCGCATCGAAGCCGACCCAATTCGTCTGCGGCAGATTTTGATCAATTTGTTGTCTAACGCCACAAGTTTACACCCAGGGGTGATCCGGTTAACGGCCGTTCCTCGAAGAACTCAACCACCTCCTACTCGCCGTCCCCGATACCGGTACAGGCATTGCCAGGAAGACTTCGACAAACTGTTTACCGCTTTTGAACAGGTAGACAATTCCACCACCCGCACGGCCGGCGGCACAGGGCTGGGCTTACCTATTACCCAGTGGCTCGTTACCATGCATCATGGTAAGCTTTGGCTCGAAAGCCAGGTCGGCATAGGGACAACTTTTTCATTCGTTTGCCCTATCGACAACCGGACGGCCATCTGAAGAAGAGCAAAACATTGCCAGAAACGGCCGTGCCCGCCTGAACCACCCCGCCAAGCACACCGAAACCATTACCGCAATGGATAACGACCTAATTGCTATGAGAAATTTTTCCGTCATCTGCCGGAACTGCCGCACCACACAGCCTACAACCAACCCCTCAACGCCTGCCCGCACTGCGGCGAACACTGGTTGACGCCATCTCGGAAAGCGAAACCATCCCGCCCACGCCCCAAAGCTGGCGGCTAGCCTGCGATTATGGCGCAAACCTCTGGCGTCTACCGCGAACGCCTGCCCCTGCGCGACGACGCCAACATCGTCTCTCTGGGCGAAGGCTGGACGCCGCTCCTACGCGCCCACAACCTGGGTCAGATGCTCGGCCATCCCAACATCTTCATCAAAGATGAGCGCCAGGGACCCACCGGTTCCTTCAAAGACCGGCAGGCCACCGTGGCCATCAGCGTCCTCAAAGAAGCCGGTATCACCGAAGTCGTGGTGGCCTCCACCGGCAACGTCGCCATCGCTTTTTCCGCCTACGCCGCCCGCGCCGGCATCAAACTGTGGGTCTTTGTCACCAGTTCCGTGCCCGCCGACAAAATGCGCGAAGTGGCGCTGTACGGCGCGGAAGTGATCAAAGTAGCCGGGACCTACGACGAATGTAAGAAGGTGGCGGCTGATTTTGCCGCCAGCAAAAACCTGTTCCTGGACCAGGGCGTCAAAGGTATCGCCGCCAAAGAGGCGATGAAGACGCTGGCCTACGAAACAGCCGAACAGTTGGGCAATGTGGCCGCCGGGGTAGATCCGGCGCTGCCCGCCGGCGACCGCTATCCCTGGCAGGCGCCAGACTGGTATCTGCAAGCCGTCAGCGGCGGCTTAGGACCGGTGGGGGTGATGAACGGATTTATCGAATTGCACACGCAAGGGGTGGTGGACAAAGTGCCGAAATTGGCCTGCTTCCAGGCCAGCGGCTGCGCGCCGATGGCCAATTCTTTCCACAAAGGGTTGGACAAAGCCGAAAATGTCGCCAACCCCATCACGGAAATCACCACCCTGGCGACCGGCGTGCCCGGCGTGGCTTATGAAGTGATCCGCGAACTTATTGAGCGATATGGCGGGACCATTGAGGCGATTGACGACGCAGCCGCTTTTGCGGCGCTGCAAGTGGTGGCGCGAATGGATGGGCTGTCTATTGAACCGGCAACGGCCGTTACCTTTGCCGGCCTGTTTAAGCTCATCCGCGAGGGGGTCATTCAACCCCACGAAACCGTCGTCGTCAACTGCTCCGGCCACACCTTCCCGGTGGAAAAGCACATCATCGGCGACCATTATACCCGCGATGTGGTGCTGGAGGAGACGGCCGTTGGCCCTTCCGGCCGACAGGATGGCCTGCTAACCGCCCTGGAAGACATAGACCCTCGCATCCAGCGCATCGCCATCATCGAAGACAACCCAGACGCCGCCCGCCTCATCCGCCGCATCCTACAAGCCCAGGGCGACTACCTGATCGAAGAAGCCAACAATGGCCTGGATGGGTTGATGCTCATCAAAGAAAAACGACCCAACCTGGTTATTTTGGACCTGATGATGCCCGGGTTGGATGGTTTTGCCATCGTAGACGCCATGAAAAAGGATCGCCGCCTGCAAGAAGTTCCCATCATTGTTGTTACCGCTAAGGAGTTATCGCCTATTGAAAGAGAACGACTTAACGGTAAAATAAAAGCATTGTTACAAAAAGGTTCCTTTATGGATTCCGACCTGTTGAGCGACATTCGCCAGGCGTTGCCATAAACCGGTAGATTAGTGACCATGACGACCATGACCGAACAAGGTGTCAAGATTCTATATATTGAGGATGACCACGCCAGCCGCCGTCTGGTGGAACGGGTGCTGACCAGCCGCGGCTATAAAGTCCTGGTAGCCACCGAAGGGCTGGAGGGCATTAACCTGGCGCGGGAGCAAAGCCCGCAGCTGATTCTCATGGACATCAATTTGCCGAATATGGACGGCCGTGAGATTACCACCCGTCTGCGCAGCCTGCCCAACTTCGCCGAAGTGCCCATTGTCGCCCTGACGGCCAACATCAGCGCCGGCAGCCGGGAATTGGCCCTGGCGGCCGGCTGTACCGGTTTTATGACCAAACCGATAGATGTGGCCACCTTTCCCACCGACGTCGAGCGCTTTTTGCAGGGCAAACAAGACACCCTGAGCATTGCCGAACGCAATGAACATTTGGAAAAACATGCGCAAAATCTGGTGGAAAGTCTGGAAAAAAAGGTGCGCGAACTGCGCGCCGCCAACAAACGCCTGATGGAGTTGGACAGCCTGAAAAGCGATTTTATCGTGCTGGTATCGCATGAGTTACGCACGCCGCTGACTCTGGTGAGCGGCTACTCCCATTTACTGGCCGAACAGGTGGCTAACAAAAACGACCTGGTCCCGGCGCAGACCGTCGCCGGCATTGCCGAGGGCCTGAAATCTGGCGTGGCCCGTATGCAAGACGTGATCAACGAGATTATCAGCGTGGTGCGGATTTCGTCGGGCACGTTGGACCTTTCTTTAGGCCCGGTACGCTTGAGCAAGGTGATGAACGACATGCAGCGCACCTATGGCGATATTTGCCGTAAGCGCAACCTGACATTGAACGTCGCCGATTTTGGCGCGCTGCCGCTGATTCAGGGGGATGGGCGGCGGCTTCAGGCGGCTGTGGAACACGTGGTGGGCAACGCGGTGAAGTACACGCCTGATGGCGGGCAGATTGACATCACCGGTTATTATGTGCAGGACAAAGCGGTAGACATTGTGGTCCACGACACAGGCATTGGCATTCCGCTGGAGGAGCAGCGGCATATTTTTGAGCAGTTTTATACATTGGGTTCCATCCAGCACCATTCGACCAGCAAATCCGCTTTTCAGGGGGGCGGCCTGGGTTTGGGCTTAGCCATTGCCAAAGGGATTGTGGAGGCGCACAACGGCCGTATCTGGGTAGAAAGCGATGGCCGCAGCCCAGACACCCTGCCCGGCAGCACCTTCCACATCTTGCTGCCGTTGTCGCCTTCAGATGAAGTGCCGGCTTTGTAGGTAAGTTGACAACG of the Candidatus Leptovillus gracilis genome contains:
- a CDS encoding pyridoxal-phosphate dependent enzyme; the protein is MAQTSGVYRERLPLRDDANIVSLGEGWTPLLRAHNLGQMLGHPNIFIKDERQGPTGSFKDRQATVAISVLKEAGITEVVVASTGNVAIAFSAYAARAGIKLWVFVTSSVPADKMREVALYGAEVIKVAGTYDECKKVAADFAASKNLFLDQGVKGIAAKEAMKTLAYETAEQLGNVAAGVDPALPAGDRYPWQAPDWYLQAVSGGLGPVGVMNGFIELHTQGVVDKVPKLACFQASGCAPMANSFHKGLDKAENVANPITEITTLATGVPGVAYEVIRELIERYGGTIEAIDDAAAFAALQVVARMDGLSIEPATAVTFAGLFKLIREGVIQPHETVVVNCSGHTFPVEKHIIGDHYTRDVVLEETAVGPSGRQDGLLTALEDIDPRIQRIAIIEDNPDAARLIRRILQAQGDYLIEEANNGLDGLMLIKEKRPNLVILDLMMPGLDGFAIVDAMKKDRRLQEVPIIVVTAKELSPIERERLNGKIKALLQKGSFMDSDLLSDIRQALP
- a CDS encoding hybrid sensor histidine kinase/response regulator translates to MTEQGVKILYIEDDHASRRLVERVLTSRGYKVLVATEGLEGINLAREQSPQLILMDINLPNMDGREITTRLRSLPNFAEVPIVALTANISAGSRELALAAGCTGFMTKPIDVATFPTDVERFLQGKQDTLSIAERNEHLEKHAQNLVESLEKKVRELRAANKRLMELDSLKSDFIVLVSHELRTPLTLVSGYSHLLAEQVANKNDLVPAQTVAGIAEGLKSGVARMQDVINEIISVVRISSGTLDLSLGPVRLSKVMNDMQRTYGDICRKRNLTLNVADFGALPLIQGDGRRLQAAVEHVVGNAVKYTPDGGQIDITGYYVQDKAVDIVVHDTGIGIPLEEQRHIFEQFYTLGSIQHHSTSKSAFQGGGLGLGLAIAKGIVEAHNGRIWVESDGRSPDTLPGSTFHILLPLSPSDEVPAL
- a CDS encoding GAF domain-containing protein, with amino-acid sequence MTDAPFQQPWQEHRAEMIRAAAAAFAEYVTENREELKSIQRGPAIAADIVDLAWRYLTDAVSTFDVAAAATHLAKQGLAIISGSNMMQAINLVIYDALFTALAERAAAVVLLRKLTNFQLLFLEKLAETREVVQLRAQEESQIALQQALYTQLEQQRLLRRSVEQRSQSLNQILQLNARLARATSETELLDEAVSGICQALLLEHVTIYEKAAAADPWQVRTTTAENRQLVQPQNPDVQHTLIQAQADSQGEFIHQHHKTRHVTNLSVTLILPLGGDWLGALIAHSSQIAADDKEELPILLRTFGQGLATLWRNLYLLLETTQRARELEILHGRYVDSIWRTEQAALTAGIESGSVHIRRQFDQAILPEQPGIPLRIGEQTFGQVSLPAELSLSDEDQEYIQTLIREMGIALNNAYLLQTTRAYSNQLQLAAEVSGAVSSMLERYRLIEEVVELIRARFNHYVGLFLVDESGSTAVLQAGTGEAGRVQVARGHSLPVGSGSMIGSAIARNEARVAQNVAQASDFTPNPVLPDTRSELALPLRSRGQVIGALSVQSVQEAAFTPESITVLQNLADQLAAAIVNADLFSQIQANLTETSLLYETGRHISEARNQGDVYNALINFARQSGLADMAQIVIADDPEYLTCPAIWQRGDLTIEPIGRYPRSQFIFEQQLNKNEIVVVHDTMPAAGLDKFAQHLRTDDRVTAVAFIPIFVEAQWLGTLILHTTGPAFNERSLQPFRTLADQAAVTLANQQLLRQTELLYQIGRSLSQALTRDDAMMIAVQEIADYTSASQCRIVLYDEQQGVGQIAAEVAPSGWAQTAVFPMAGDFVFDTLNQLRQPLLLSQTEASVPANTIEQYVTQFGAQLSLLIPAASQQDLIGFLALDSVGQQPFSASSIIFAQTVVDHLTTQIENLKLLDEALTSAQELIFLNQIQSNISSILNIDQLAQTIYREVGGLIDNSYFLLAQYQEDSRELTPILVVNQGVTLPTTTRILQPNEPLYTFLHSKHHLLTSETTAVALPGAFPQDNPIQSELWIPLLREGTPSGLLGVQSPHPRAYRENDVQLLRSIATQASLALENVRLFEQIQASVVQLRQLDHLKNQFLANMSHELRTPLNSIIGFSRVILKGIDGPLTPEQEEDLTSIYNNGHHLLMLINEILDMAKIGAGKMSLTFEPVDVAETITACMATIRSLIHEKVTLESDIAPHLPRIEADPIRLRQILINLLSNATSLHPGVIRLTAVPRRTQPPPTRRPRYRYRHCQEDFDKLFTAFEQVDNSTTRTAGGTGLGLPITQWLVTMHHGKLWLESQVGIGTTFSFVCPIDNRTAI